The proteins below come from a single Osmerus mordax isolate fOsmMor3 chromosome 3, fOsmMor3.pri, whole genome shotgun sequence genomic window:
- the mpg gene encoding DNA-3-methyladenine glycosylase, with amino-acid sequence MSARKRKLPSALESADQAKRVRPVPHCESGDVHVKDVSPSFHNEGDPCRLGEDFFNQPCVCLAKAFLGKVLVRRCADGTELRGIVVETEAYLGGEDKASHSAGGKRTERNTAMFMKPGTIYVYSIYGIYLCMNVSSQGEGAAVLLRALGPLQGMPFMRQLRVARRKEGARPLKDKELCNGPSKLCQALDIPRRFDRRDLASDPDVWLERTSQAGPLDVVTASRIGIESHGEWATRPLRFYLRGHPCVSVVDRQAERLAVVCGALHDLVPSVEECNADTGQN; translated from the exons ATGTCAGCACGAAAGAGAAAATTGCCTTCAGCCCTAGAGTCAGCAGATCAGGCAAAACGAGTAAGGCCAGTGCCCCATTGTGAGAGTGGCGATGTCCACGTGAAGGATGTTAGTCCTTCTTTTCACAATGAAGGGGATCCCTGCAGACTTGGAGAAGACTTTTTCAACCAGCCATGTGTTTGTTTGGCTAAAGCCTTTCTCGGCAAG GTATTGGTGCGCCGATGTGCAGACGGTACCGAGCTGAGAGGCATTGTGGTGGAGACTGAGGCCTACCTTGGAGGGGAGGACAAAGCATCTCACTCAGCTGGGGGGAAGCGCACAGAGAGGAACACGGCAATGTTTATGAAGCCGGGCACAATCTATGTGTATTCAATCTATGGCATTTATCTCTGTATGAATGTATCCAGTCAAG GGGAGGGGGCTGCAGTTCTACTACGCGCTCTGGGACCCCTTCAGGGCATGCCCTTCATGAGGCAGCTGCGAGTGGCCAGACGGAAGGAAGGAGCACGACCTCTCAAGGACAAAGAGCTTTGCAACGGGCCCTCCAAATTGTGCCAAGCTCTGGACATCCCCCGCCGCTTTGACCGCAGAGACCTGGCCTCTGACCCAGACGTGTGGCTGGAGAGGACCTCCCAGGCGGGGCCCCTGGACGTGGTGACGGCATCCCGCATTGGCATAGAGTCCCATGGAGAATGGGCCACCAGACCCCTGCGCTTCTATCTGCGAGGACACCCATGTGTGAGCGTGGTGGACcgacaggcagagaggctggctgTGGTCTGCGGCGCCCTTCATGACCTGGTTCCGTCAGTGGAGGAATGTAACGCTGACACAGGACAGAACTGA
- the nprl3 gene encoding GATOR complex protein NPRL3 isoform X1, which produces MYNHSSSVEVFADRNSMYKHSQNNINKSGEKTSPISVILVSSGSRGNKLLFRYPFQRLTECPSSLPTKQRSPYALNTAGDVLEDQDGDSRFSDIILATILATKSDMCGKKFELKIDNVRFVGHPTLLQHPHTIQVSKTDPSPKRETPTMILFSVVFALRANADPSVISCMHNLSRRIAIALQHEERRCQYLTREAKLMLAVQDEVTALTETDGSPQSPFRQILPKCKLARDLKEAYDSLCTTGVVRVHINNWLEVSFCLPHKIHRVGGNHIPLEALERSLKAIRPYHALLLLDSEKALLAQLPLDCSPALVRLIKTCSAVKNLQQLAQDADLALLQIFQIAAHLVYWGKAIIVYPLCENNVYMLSPHANISLYSLLAEQFAQQFPGHELPSMLAKFSLPVSLAEFRNPLDAPVQEAQLIQMVVWMLQHRLLIQLHTYVCLLVPPGEEEPGLREEELPPTARVGGRSLSTPSALSFGSPTSSDDMTLTSPSMENSSAELMPGGDSPLNKRMTETLLASLTEQERQVILSIPAAQNPEDLRMFARLLHYFRGHHHLEEIMYNENMRRSHLKTLFDKFRSVLVVTNHEDPVISLFQSPLE; this is translated from the exons ATGTACAATCACTCTTCTTCTGTTGAGGTATTTGCTGATAGAAACTCGATGTACAAACACTCACAAAATAATATTAACAAAAGTGGTGAAAAGACAAGTCCCATCAGCGTTATTCTGGTCAGTTCGGGTAGTCGAGGTAACAAATTGCTATTTCGATACCCATTCCAAAGACTGACCGAGTGTCCATCGTCTCTTCCGa CAAAACAGAGAAGTCCATATGCATTGAACACAGCAGGAGATGTTCTAGAGGATCAAGATGGGGATTCAAG GTTCTCAGACATCATTCTTGCAACCATCCTGGCCACCAAATCGGACATGTGTGGAAAGAAGTTTGAGTTGAAGATAGACAATGTACGTTTTGTTGGGCACCCAACTCTTCTACAGCATCCTCACACCATCCAG GTGTCCAAAACAGACCCGTCACCCAAGAGGGAGACGCCGACGATGATCCTGTTCAGTGTGGTGTTTGCTTTGAGG gccaacGCAGACCCCTCAGTCATCAGCTGCATGCACAACCTCTCCCGGCGCATCGCCATCGCCCTGCAGCACGAGGAGAGGCGCTGCCAGTACCTCACCAGAGAGGCCAAGCTCATGTTGGCTGTTCAGGATGAGGTCACCGCCTTGACAGAAA CAGATGGCAGCCCCCAGTCCCCGTTCAGACAAATCCTTCCCAAATGCAAACTTGCCAGGGACCTGAAAGAGGCATACGATAG CCTTTGCACAACTGGCGTGGTTCGAGTTCACATCAACAACTGGCTGGAGGTGAGCTTCTGTCTGCCCCACAAGATCCACAGGGTGGGGGGCAACCACATCCCCCTTGAGGCACTGGAGCGCAGCCTGAAGGCCATAAG GCCATACCATGCTCTTCTGCTACTGGACAGTGAGAAGGCCTTGCTGGCCCAGCTGCCTCTGGACTGCTCCCCTGCCCTGGTGCGCCTGATCAAGACCTGCTCTGCAGTCAAGAACCTCCAGCAGCTGGCCCAGGATGCAGATCTGGCCCTACTGCAG ATCTTTCAGATTGCAGCTCACCTGGTATACTGGGGCAAGGCCATCATTGTCTACCCTCTCTGTGAGAACAACGTCTACATGCTGTCCCCACACGCCAACATCAGCCT GTACTCGCTATTGGCTGAGCAGTTTGCCCAGCAGTTTCCAGGTCATGAGCTGCCCTCTATGTTGGCCAAATTCTCCCTGCCTGTTTCCCTGGCAGAGTTTAGAAACCCACTGGATGCTCCTGTGCAGGAG GCCCAGCTCATCCAGATGGTGGTGTGGATGCTACAGCACCGCCTGCTCATCCAGCTGCACACCTACGTGTGCCTACTGGTGCCTCCCGGTGAGGAGGAGCCGGGGCTGCGGGAGGAGGAGCTCCCCCCGACGGCCAGGGTGGGGGGCCGCAGCCTCAGCACTCCCAGCGCCCTCAGCTTCGGATCCCCAA CCAGCAGTGACGACATGACCCTGACCAGCCCCAGCATGGAGAACTCGAGTGCTGAGCTGATGCCTGGTGGAGACTCTCCCCTCAACAAGAGGATGACGGAGACCTTGCTGGCCAGTCTGACGGAACAGGAGCGCCAGGTCATCCTCAGCATCCCTGCTGCCCAGAACCCGGAGGACCTGCGCATGTTCGCCAG gCTGCTGCACTACTTCCGAGGTCACCACCACCTGGAGGAGATCATGTACAACGAGAACATGAGGCGCTCGCACCTCAAGACGCTCTTCGATAAGTTCCGCAGCGTGCTGGTGGTCACCAACCATGAGGACCCAGTCATCTCCCTCTTCCAGTCACCTCTTGAATAG
- the nprl3 gene encoding GATOR complex protein NPRL3 isoform X4 — MYNHSSSVEVFADRNSMYKHSQNNINKSGEKTSPISVILVSSGSRGNKLLFRYPFQRLTECPSSLPTKQRSPYALNTAGDVLEDQDGDSRELSPLTDEQLVAGFSDIILATILATKSDMCGKKFELKIDNVRFVGHPTLLQHPHTIQVSKTDPSPKRETPTMILFSVVFALRANADPSVISCMHNLSRRIAIALQHEERRCQYLTREAKLMLAVQDEVTALTETDGSPQSPFRQILPKCKLARDLKEAYDSLCTTGVVRVHINNWLEVSFCLPHKIHRVGGNHIPLEALERSLKAIRPYHALLLLDSEKALLAQLPLDCSPALVRLIKTCSAVKNLQQLAQDADLALLQIFQIAAHLVYWGKAIIVYPLCENNVYMLSPHANISLYSLLAEQFAQQFPGHELPSMLAKFSLPVSLAEFRNPLDAPVQEAQLIQMVVWMLQHRLLIQLHTYVCLLVPPGEEEPGLREEELPPTARVGGRSLSTPSALSFGSPTSSDDMTLTSPSMENSSAELMPGGDSPLNKRMTETLLASLTEQERQVILSIPAAQNPEDLRMFARLLHYFRGHHHLEEIMYNENMRRSHLKTLFDKFRSVLVVTNHEDPVISLFQSPLE, encoded by the exons ATGTACAATCACTCTTCTTCTGTTGAGGTATTTGCTGATAGAAACTCGATGTACAAACACTCACAAAATAATATTAACAAAAGTGGTGAAAAGACAAGTCCCATCAGCGTTATTCTGGTCAGTTCGGGTAGTCGAGGTAACAAATTGCTATTTCGATACCCATTCCAAAGACTGACCGAGTGTCCATCGTCTCTTCCGa CAAAACAGAGAAGTCCATATGCATTGAACACAGCAGGAGATGTTCTAGAGGATCAAGATGGGGATTCAAG AGAACTATCTCCACTAACTGATGAACAGTTGGTAGCAGG GTTCTCAGACATCATTCTTGCAACCATCCTGGCCACCAAATCGGACATGTGTGGAAAGAAGTTTGAGTTGAAGATAGACAATGTACGTTTTGTTGGGCACCCAACTCTTCTACAGCATCCTCACACCATCCAG GTGTCCAAAACAGACCCGTCACCCAAGAGGGAGACGCCGACGATGATCCTGTTCAGTGTGGTGTTTGCTTTGAGG gccaacGCAGACCCCTCAGTCATCAGCTGCATGCACAACCTCTCCCGGCGCATCGCCATCGCCCTGCAGCACGAGGAGAGGCGCTGCCAGTACCTCACCAGAGAGGCCAAGCTCATGTTGGCTGTTCAGGATGAGGTCACCGCCTTGACAGAAA CAGATGGCAGCCCCCAGTCCCCGTTCAGACAAATCCTTCCCAAATGCAAACTTGCCAGGGACCTGAAAGAGGCATACGATAG CCTTTGCACAACTGGCGTGGTTCGAGTTCACATCAACAACTGGCTGGAGGTGAGCTTCTGTCTGCCCCACAAGATCCACAGGGTGGGGGGCAACCACATCCCCCTTGAGGCACTGGAGCGCAGCCTGAAGGCCATAAG GCCATACCATGCTCTTCTGCTACTGGACAGTGAGAAGGCCTTGCTGGCCCAGCTGCCTCTGGACTGCTCCCCTGCCCTGGTGCGCCTGATCAAGACCTGCTCTGCAGTCAAGAACCTCCAGCAGCTGGCCCAGGATGCAGATCTGGCCCTACTGCAG ATCTTTCAGATTGCAGCTCACCTGGTATACTGGGGCAAGGCCATCATTGTCTACCCTCTCTGTGAGAACAACGTCTACATGCTGTCCCCACACGCCAACATCAGCCT GTACTCGCTATTGGCTGAGCAGTTTGCCCAGCAGTTTCCAGGTCATGAGCTGCCCTCTATGTTGGCCAAATTCTCCCTGCCTGTTTCCCTGGCAGAGTTTAGAAACCCACTGGATGCTCCTGTGCAGGAG GCCCAGCTCATCCAGATGGTGGTGTGGATGCTACAGCACCGCCTGCTCATCCAGCTGCACACCTACGTGTGCCTACTGGTGCCTCCCGGTGAGGAGGAGCCGGGGCTGCGGGAGGAGGAGCTCCCCCCGACGGCCAGGGTGGGGGGCCGCAGCCTCAGCACTCCCAGCGCCCTCAGCTTCGGATCCCCAA CCAGCAGTGACGACATGACCCTGACCAGCCCCAGCATGGAGAACTCGAGTGCTGAGCTGATGCCTGGTGGAGACTCTCCCCTCAACAAGAGGATGACGGAGACCTTGCTGGCCAGTCTGACGGAACAGGAGCGCCAGGTCATCCTCAGCATCCCTGCTGCCCAGAACCCGGAGGACCTGCGCATGTTCGCCAG gCTGCTGCACTACTTCCGAGGTCACCACCACCTGGAGGAGATCATGTACAACGAGAACATGAGGCGCTCGCACCTCAAGACGCTCTTCGATAAGTTCCGCAGCGTGCTGGTGGTCACCAACCATGAGGACCCAGTCATCTCCCTCTTCCAGTCACCTCTTGAATAG
- the nprl3 gene encoding GATOR complex protein NPRL3 isoform X2, whose protein sequence is MYNHSSSVEVFADRNSMYKHSQNNINKSGEKTSPISVILVSSGSRGNKLLFRYPFQRLTECPSSLPTKQRSPYALNTAGDVLEDQDGDSRFSDIILATILATKSDMCGKKFELKIDNVRFVGHPTLLQHPHTIQVSKTDPSPKRETPTMILFSVVFALRANADPSVISCMHNLSRRIAIALQHEERRCQYLTREAKLMLAVQDEVTALTENGSPQSPFRQILPKCKLARDLKEAYDSLCTTGVVRVHINNWLEVSFCLPHKIHRVGGNHIPLEALERSLKAIRPYHALLLLDSEKALLAQLPLDCSPALVRLIKTCSAVKNLQQLAQDADLALLQIFQIAAHLVYWGKAIIVYPLCENNVYMLSPHANISLYSLLAEQFAQQFPGHELPSMLAKFSLPVSLAEFRNPLDAPVQEAQLIQMVVWMLQHRLLIQLHTYVCLLVPPGEEEPGLREEELPPTARVGGRSLSTPSALSFGSPTSSDDMTLTSPSMENSSAELMPGGDSPLNKRMTETLLASLTEQERQVILSIPAAQNPEDLRMFARLLHYFRGHHHLEEIMYNENMRRSHLKTLFDKFRSVLVVTNHEDPVISLFQSPLE, encoded by the exons ATGTACAATCACTCTTCTTCTGTTGAGGTATTTGCTGATAGAAACTCGATGTACAAACACTCACAAAATAATATTAACAAAAGTGGTGAAAAGACAAGTCCCATCAGCGTTATTCTGGTCAGTTCGGGTAGTCGAGGTAACAAATTGCTATTTCGATACCCATTCCAAAGACTGACCGAGTGTCCATCGTCTCTTCCGa CAAAACAGAGAAGTCCATATGCATTGAACACAGCAGGAGATGTTCTAGAGGATCAAGATGGGGATTCAAG GTTCTCAGACATCATTCTTGCAACCATCCTGGCCACCAAATCGGACATGTGTGGAAAGAAGTTTGAGTTGAAGATAGACAATGTACGTTTTGTTGGGCACCCAACTCTTCTACAGCATCCTCACACCATCCAG GTGTCCAAAACAGACCCGTCACCCAAGAGGGAGACGCCGACGATGATCCTGTTCAGTGTGGTGTTTGCTTTGAGG gccaacGCAGACCCCTCAGTCATCAGCTGCATGCACAACCTCTCCCGGCGCATCGCCATCGCCCTGCAGCACGAGGAGAGGCGCTGCCAGTACCTCACCAGAGAGGCCAAGCTCATGTTGGCTGTTCAGGATGAGGTCACCGCCTTGACAGAAA ATGGCAGCCCCCAGTCCCCGTTCAGACAAATCCTTCCCAAATGCAAACTTGCCAGGGACCTGAAAGAGGCATACGATAG CCTTTGCACAACTGGCGTGGTTCGAGTTCACATCAACAACTGGCTGGAGGTGAGCTTCTGTCTGCCCCACAAGATCCACAGGGTGGGGGGCAACCACATCCCCCTTGAGGCACTGGAGCGCAGCCTGAAGGCCATAAG GCCATACCATGCTCTTCTGCTACTGGACAGTGAGAAGGCCTTGCTGGCCCAGCTGCCTCTGGACTGCTCCCCTGCCCTGGTGCGCCTGATCAAGACCTGCTCTGCAGTCAAGAACCTCCAGCAGCTGGCCCAGGATGCAGATCTGGCCCTACTGCAG ATCTTTCAGATTGCAGCTCACCTGGTATACTGGGGCAAGGCCATCATTGTCTACCCTCTCTGTGAGAACAACGTCTACATGCTGTCCCCACACGCCAACATCAGCCT GTACTCGCTATTGGCTGAGCAGTTTGCCCAGCAGTTTCCAGGTCATGAGCTGCCCTCTATGTTGGCCAAATTCTCCCTGCCTGTTTCCCTGGCAGAGTTTAGAAACCCACTGGATGCTCCTGTGCAGGAG GCCCAGCTCATCCAGATGGTGGTGTGGATGCTACAGCACCGCCTGCTCATCCAGCTGCACACCTACGTGTGCCTACTGGTGCCTCCCGGTGAGGAGGAGCCGGGGCTGCGGGAGGAGGAGCTCCCCCCGACGGCCAGGGTGGGGGGCCGCAGCCTCAGCACTCCCAGCGCCCTCAGCTTCGGATCCCCAA CCAGCAGTGACGACATGACCCTGACCAGCCCCAGCATGGAGAACTCGAGTGCTGAGCTGATGCCTGGTGGAGACTCTCCCCTCAACAAGAGGATGACGGAGACCTTGCTGGCCAGTCTGACGGAACAGGAGCGCCAGGTCATCCTCAGCATCCCTGCTGCCCAGAACCCGGAGGACCTGCGCATGTTCGCCAG gCTGCTGCACTACTTCCGAGGTCACCACCACCTGGAGGAGATCATGTACAACGAGAACATGAGGCGCTCGCACCTCAAGACGCTCTTCGATAAGTTCCGCAGCGTGCTGGTGGTCACCAACCATGAGGACCCAGTCATCTCCCTCTTCCAGTCACCTCTTGAATAG
- the nprl3 gene encoding GATOR complex protein NPRL3 isoform X3 → MCGKKFELKIDNVRFVGHPTLLQHPHTIQVSKTDPSPKRETPTMILFSVVFALRANADPSVISCMHNLSRRIAIALQHEERRCQYLTREAKLMLAVQDEVTALTETDGSPQSPFRQILPKCKLARDLKEAYDSLCTTGVVRVHINNWLEVSFCLPHKIHRVGGNHIPLEALERSLKAIRPYHALLLLDSEKALLAQLPLDCSPALVRLIKTCSAVKNLQQLAQDADLALLQIFQIAAHLVYWGKAIIVYPLCENNVYMLSPHANISLYSLLAEQFAQQFPGHELPSMLAKFSLPVSLAEFRNPLDAPVQEAQLIQMVVWMLQHRLLIQLHTYVCLLVPPGEEEPGLREEELPPTARVGGRSLSTPSALSFGSPTSSDDMTLTSPSMENSSAELMPGGDSPLNKRMTETLLASLTEQERQVILSIPAAQNPEDLRMFARLLHYFRGHHHLEEIMYNENMRRSHLKTLFDKFRSVLVVTNHEDPVISLFQSPLE, encoded by the exons ATGTGTGGAAAGAAGTTTGAGTTGAAGATAGACAATGTACGTTTTGTTGGGCACCCAACTCTTCTACAGCATCCTCACACCATCCAG GTGTCCAAAACAGACCCGTCACCCAAGAGGGAGACGCCGACGATGATCCTGTTCAGTGTGGTGTTTGCTTTGAGG gccaacGCAGACCCCTCAGTCATCAGCTGCATGCACAACCTCTCCCGGCGCATCGCCATCGCCCTGCAGCACGAGGAGAGGCGCTGCCAGTACCTCACCAGAGAGGCCAAGCTCATGTTGGCTGTTCAGGATGAGGTCACCGCCTTGACAGAAA CAGATGGCAGCCCCCAGTCCCCGTTCAGACAAATCCTTCCCAAATGCAAACTTGCCAGGGACCTGAAAGAGGCATACGATAG CCTTTGCACAACTGGCGTGGTTCGAGTTCACATCAACAACTGGCTGGAGGTGAGCTTCTGTCTGCCCCACAAGATCCACAGGGTGGGGGGCAACCACATCCCCCTTGAGGCACTGGAGCGCAGCCTGAAGGCCATAAG GCCATACCATGCTCTTCTGCTACTGGACAGTGAGAAGGCCTTGCTGGCCCAGCTGCCTCTGGACTGCTCCCCTGCCCTGGTGCGCCTGATCAAGACCTGCTCTGCAGTCAAGAACCTCCAGCAGCTGGCCCAGGATGCAGATCTGGCCCTACTGCAG ATCTTTCAGATTGCAGCTCACCTGGTATACTGGGGCAAGGCCATCATTGTCTACCCTCTCTGTGAGAACAACGTCTACATGCTGTCCCCACACGCCAACATCAGCCT GTACTCGCTATTGGCTGAGCAGTTTGCCCAGCAGTTTCCAGGTCATGAGCTGCCCTCTATGTTGGCCAAATTCTCCCTGCCTGTTTCCCTGGCAGAGTTTAGAAACCCACTGGATGCTCCTGTGCAGGAG GCCCAGCTCATCCAGATGGTGGTGTGGATGCTACAGCACCGCCTGCTCATCCAGCTGCACACCTACGTGTGCCTACTGGTGCCTCCCGGTGAGGAGGAGCCGGGGCTGCGGGAGGAGGAGCTCCCCCCGACGGCCAGGGTGGGGGGCCGCAGCCTCAGCACTCCCAGCGCCCTCAGCTTCGGATCCCCAA CCAGCAGTGACGACATGACCCTGACCAGCCCCAGCATGGAGAACTCGAGTGCTGAGCTGATGCCTGGTGGAGACTCTCCCCTCAACAAGAGGATGACGGAGACCTTGCTGGCCAGTCTGACGGAACAGGAGCGCCAGGTCATCCTCAGCATCCCTGCTGCCCAGAACCCGGAGGACCTGCGCATGTTCGCCAG gCTGCTGCACTACTTCCGAGGTCACCACCACCTGGAGGAGATCATGTACAACGAGAACATGAGGCGCTCGCACCTCAAGACGCTCTTCGATAAGTTCCGCAGCGTGCTGGTGGTCACCAACCATGAGGACCCAGTCATCTCCCTCTTCCAGTCACCTCTTGAATAG
- the LOC136940503 gene encoding hemoglobin subunit alpha-2-like, whose protein sequence is MSLSSKDKATVKAFWAKVAPKTEEVGSDALSRMLVVYPQTKTYFSHWPDLSPGSAPVRTHGKTIIEGVGEAVSKIEDLSNGLINLSELHAFQLRVDPANFKIFCHNIIVVLAILFPDDFTPEAHVSIDKFLAAVSLALQEKYR, encoded by the exons ATGAGTCTCAGTTCTAAGGACAAGGCAACCGTCAAGGCCTTCTGGGCCAAGGTGGCACCTAAAACGGAAGAAGTCGGATCCGACGCTCTGTCCAG AATGCTGGTGGTGTACCCGCAGACCAAGACCTACTTCTCTCACTGGCCAGACCTGAGCCCCGGCTCTGCTCCTGTGAGGACTCATGGAAAGACTATCATTGAAGGTGTTGGTGAAGCCGTCTCTAAAATCGAAGACCTTTCCAATGGTCTAATCAACCTCAGTGAGCTGCACGCCTTCCAACTGCGGGTGGATCCTGCTAACTTCAAG aTCTTCTGCCACAACATCATCGTGGTTCTGGCCATCCTGTTCCCCGATGATTTCACCCCAGAGGCTCATGTGTCTATTGACAAGTTCCTCGCTGCCGTGTCTTTGGCTCTGCAAGAGAAGTACCGATAA
- the LOC136940431 gene encoding hemoglobin subunit beta-2-like has translation MVEWTEFERTTITSIFAKIDYDKVGPKALSRTLVVYPWTQRYFGNFGNLYNAAAIVGNKMVAAHGVVVIHGLERGWKNMDNIRETYSELSHLHSEKLHVDPDNFKLFAECLIIVLAAEMGSAFTAEVQGACQKFLNVVMSALGRQYH, from the exons ATGGTTGAGTGGACGGAGTTCGAGCGCACTACAATCACAAGCATTTTCGCTAAAATTGACTATGATAAAGTGGGCCCTAAGGCTCTTTCAAG AACCCTGGTTGTGTACCCATGGACACAGAGGTACTTTGGTAATTTTGGAAACCTGTATAACGCCGCCGCCATAGTCGGTAATAAGATGGTCGCTGCTCATGGAGTTGTTGTCATTCACGGATTGGAACGGGGTTGGAAGAACATGGACAACATTAGAGAAACGTATTCCGAACTGAGCCACCTCCATTCTGAGAAACTGCATGTGGACCCCGACAACTTCAAG CTGTTCGCTGAATGCCTTATCATCGTCCTTGCTGCCGAGATGGGCTCTGCTTTCACCGCCGAAGTCCAGGGCGCGTGCCAGAAGTTCCTGAATGTTGTGATGTCCGCCCTGGGCCGACAGTACCACTAA
- the LOC136940432 gene encoding hemoglobin subunit beta-2-like, with the protein MVEWTEFERTTITSIFAKIDYDKVGPKALSRTLVVYPWTQRYFGNFGNLYNAAAIVGNKMVAAHGVVVIHGLERGWKNMDNIRETYSELSHLHSEKLHVDPDNFKLFAECLIIVLAAEMGSAFTAEVQGACQKFLNVVMSALGRQYH; encoded by the exons ATGGTTGAGTGGACGGAGTTCGAGCGCACTACAATCACAAGCATTTTCGCTAAAATTGACTATGATAAAGTGGGCCCTAAGGCTCTTTCAAG AACCCTGGTTGTGTACCCATGGACACAGAGGTACTTTGGTAACTTTGGAAACCTGTATAATGCCGCTGCCATAGTCGGTAATAAGATGGTCGCTGCTCATGGAGTTGTTGTCATTCACGGATTGGAACGGGGTTGGAAGAACATGGACAACATTAGAGAAACGTATTCCGAATTGAGCCACCTCCATTCTGAGAAACTGCATGTGGACCCCGACAACTTCAAG CTGTTCGCTGAATGCCTTATCATCGTCCTTGCTGCCGAGATGGGCTCTGCTTTCACCGCCGAAGTCCAGGGCGCGTGCCAGAAGTTCCTGAATGTTGTGATGTCCGCCCTGGGCCGACAGTACCACTAA
- the LOC136940433 gene encoding hemoglobin subunit beta-like: MVEWTEFERTTITSIFAQIDYDNVGPKALSRTLVVYPWTQRYFGNFGNLYNAAAIEGNKMVAAHGVVVIHGLERGWKNMDNIRETYSELSHLHSEKLHVDPDNFKLFADCLIIVLAAEMGSAFTAEIQGACQKFLNVVMSALGRQYH, translated from the exons ATGGTTGAGTGGACGGAGTTCGAGCGCACTACAATCACAAGCATTTTCGCTCAAATTGACTATGATAACGTGGGCCCTAAGGCTCTTTCAAG AACCCTGGTTGTGTACCCATGGACACAGAGGTACTTTGGTAACTTTGGAAACCTGTATAACGCCGCCGCCATAGAAGGTAATAAGATGGTTGCTGCTCATGGAGTTGTTGTCATTCACGGATTGGAACGGGGTTGGAAGAACATGGACAACATTAGAGAAACGTATTCGGAACTGAGCCACCTCCATTCTGAGAAACTGCACGTGGACCCCGACAACTTCAAG CTGTTCGCTGACTGCCTGATCATCGTCCTTGCTGCCGAGATGGGCTCTGCTTTCACCGCCGAAATCCAGGGCGCGTGCCAGAAGTTCCTGAATGTTGTGATGTCCGCCCTGGGCCGACAGTACCACTAA